A single genomic interval of Macadamia integrifolia cultivar HAES 741 chromosome 6, SCU_Mint_v3, whole genome shotgun sequence harbors:
- the LOC122081448 gene encoding uncharacterized protein LOC122081448 isoform X1, giving the protein MRLSSKPISSPGRADKFPPPLLRFLRSNMGSRSRGRSRSSPMFIRKKNASATAVETQEPSSPKVTCMGQVRVRRTKQAGAKHRRSSTTPAKGRLRWIRKALFCNYSVRKPKPRASRPIWRRWFQFPQMGYRRKVDLAKDSALGESKREETDDYSARRYEDEKGEDEEAKVFVSSSPPKNALLLMRSRSEPYRASSLANRFWGSPSPTEDAANTKKEQESVDHIETQQEEAEEERPTLAKEAKCRDSAAESRSGTENEEKFGFSDGFESSSSERSIKTTGTDDESSKLIGGNPVRPLVLTRCKSEPARRTGKLDRIRVVLLEKNKVAFR; this is encoded by the coding sequence ATGCGGCTATCTTCGAAACCCATCTCGAGTCCAGGCCGAGCAGACAAGTTTCCGCCTCCATTACTGAGGTTCCTGAGAAGCAATATGGGGAGTCGAAGCAGAGGAAGGTCACGTTCGAGCCCTATGTTCATCAGAAAGAAGAATGCTTCTGCTACAGCAGTGGAAACCCAGGAGCCCTCTTCTCCCAAGGTCACCTGTATGGGGCAAGTTCGCGTACGAAGAACAAAGCAAGCTGGGGCAAAGCACCGTCGAAGCAGCACTACCCCCGCCAAAGGCCGGTTACGATGGATTCGTAAGGCTCTCTTCTGCAACTATTCCGTTAGGAAACCTAAACCCAGAGCGTCTCGTCCGATTTGGCGGAGATGGTTTCAGTTTCCCCAAATGGGCTATCGGAGAAAAGTCGATTTGGCCAAAGATTCTGCGCTGGGAGAATCCAAACGAGAGGAAACAGATGACTATTCTGCCAGACGTTACGAAGATGAAAAAGGAGAAGACGAGGAAGCTAAGGTTTTTGTGTCTTCTTCCCCACCGAAGAACGCTTTGCTACTCATGAGAAGCAGGTCAGAGCCATATCGAGCTTCCTCTCTTGCTAATCGCTTCTGGGGTTCACCCTCTCCAACTGAAGATGCGGCGAATACCAAGAAAGAGCAGGAAAGCGTAGACCACATCGAAACCCaacaagaagaagcagaagaggaGAGACCCACATTGGCAAAAGAAGCCAAATGCAGAGATTCGGCTGCAGAATCGAGAAGTGGTACGGAAAATGAGGAAAAGTTTGGATTTTCTGATGGATTTGAAAGCTCAAGCAGTGAGAGAAGCATCAAAACAACGGGAACCGACGATGAGTCATCGAAGCTTATAGGAGGAAACCCTGTTCGGCCACTGGTACTAACCAGATGTAAATCAGAGCCGGCGAGAAGAACGGGGAAGCTGGATCGAATCAGAGTCGTCCTCCTCGAAAAAAATAAGGTTGCGTTTCGGTGA
- the LOC122081448 gene encoding uncharacterized protein LOC122081448 isoform X2: MGSRSRGRSRSSPMFIRKKNASATAVETQEPSSPKVTCMGQVRVRRTKQAGAKHRRSSTTPAKGRLRWIRKALFCNYSVRKPKPRASRPIWRRWFQFPQMGYRRKVDLAKDSALGESKREETDDYSARRYEDEKGEDEEAKVFVSSSPPKNALLLMRSRSEPYRASSLANRFWGSPSPTEDAANTKKEQESVDHIETQQEEAEEERPTLAKEAKCRDSAAESRSGTENEEKFGFSDGFESSSSERSIKTTGTDDESSKLIGGNPVRPLVLTRCKSEPARRTGKLDRIRVVLLEKNKVAFR; encoded by the coding sequence ATGGGGAGTCGAAGCAGAGGAAGGTCACGTTCGAGCCCTATGTTCATCAGAAAGAAGAATGCTTCTGCTACAGCAGTGGAAACCCAGGAGCCCTCTTCTCCCAAGGTCACCTGTATGGGGCAAGTTCGCGTACGAAGAACAAAGCAAGCTGGGGCAAAGCACCGTCGAAGCAGCACTACCCCCGCCAAAGGCCGGTTACGATGGATTCGTAAGGCTCTCTTCTGCAACTATTCCGTTAGGAAACCTAAACCCAGAGCGTCTCGTCCGATTTGGCGGAGATGGTTTCAGTTTCCCCAAATGGGCTATCGGAGAAAAGTCGATTTGGCCAAAGATTCTGCGCTGGGAGAATCCAAACGAGAGGAAACAGATGACTATTCTGCCAGACGTTACGAAGATGAAAAAGGAGAAGACGAGGAAGCTAAGGTTTTTGTGTCTTCTTCCCCACCGAAGAACGCTTTGCTACTCATGAGAAGCAGGTCAGAGCCATATCGAGCTTCCTCTCTTGCTAATCGCTTCTGGGGTTCACCCTCTCCAACTGAAGATGCGGCGAATACCAAGAAAGAGCAGGAAAGCGTAGACCACATCGAAACCCaacaagaagaagcagaagaggaGAGACCCACATTGGCAAAAGAAGCCAAATGCAGAGATTCGGCTGCAGAATCGAGAAGTGGTACGGAAAATGAGGAAAAGTTTGGATTTTCTGATGGATTTGAAAGCTCAAGCAGTGAGAGAAGCATCAAAACAACGGGAACCGACGATGAGTCATCGAAGCTTATAGGAGGAAACCCTGTTCGGCCACTGGTACTAACCAGATGTAAATCAGAGCCGGCGAGAAGAACGGGGAAGCTGGATCGAATCAGAGTCGTCCTCCTCGAAAAAAATAAGGTTGCGTTTCGGTGA
- the LOC122081617 gene encoding uncharacterized protein LOC122081617 isoform X1, whose amino-acid sequence MQEMELKPSIITLLFLFFILSLPNSSQGAGAGAGANSAILESEIYEIDYRGPETHSYVPPPDRTGLGGHGRPFVHYHGPGRTNDGTDRP is encoded by the exons aTGCAAGAAATGGAGCTCAAGCCCAGCATTATaaccctcctcttcctcttcttcatcctgTCTCTGCCCAACTCGTCTCAAG GAGCTGGAGCTGGAGCTGGAGCCAATTCTGCAATTTTAGAATCAGAGATTTATGAGATTGATTACCGAGGCCCGGAGACCCATTCATATGTTCCTCCCCCAGATCGAACAGGATTAGGTGGTCATGGAAGACCTTTTGTTCATTACCATGGTCCAGGAAGAACTAATGAT GGAACTGATAGACCATAA
- the LOC122081617 gene encoding uncharacterized protein LOC122081617 isoform X2 yields the protein MQEMELKPSIITLLFLFFILSLPNSSQGAGAGANSAILESEIYEIDYRGPETHSYVPPPDRTGLGGHGRPFVHYHGPGRTNDGTDRP from the exons aTGCAAGAAATGGAGCTCAAGCCCAGCATTATaaccctcctcttcctcttcttcatcctgTCTCTGCCCAACTCGTCTCAAG GAGCTGGAGCTGGAGCCAATTCTGCAATTTTAGAATCAGAGATTTATGAGATTGATTACCGAGGCCCGGAGACCCATTCATATGTTCCTCCCCCAGATCGAACAGGATTAGGTGGTCATGGAAGACCTTTTGTTCATTACCATGGTCCAGGAAGAACTAATGAT GGAACTGATAGACCATAA
- the LOC122081551 gene encoding cell number regulator 8-like, giving the protein MANSEESSPLIANLGDGDVSAGCGEKESKSVPVESGEIGRVGVGVGVGWTADGLPLGHGSVVGEPVARARWDSSLFACLGRNDEFCSSDLEVCLLGSVVPCMLYGSNVERLGSGTGAFANHCLRYTALYLLGNTLFGWNCVAPWFSYPSRTAVRRKFNLEGSCEALSRSCGCCGSFIEDNEQREQCETACDFATHFFCHTCSLCQEGRELRRRLPHPGFISRPVLVMIPPMEQTMGR; this is encoded by the exons ATGGCTAATTCGGAAGAATCGAGCCCTCTTATTGCCAATCTAGGCGACGGAGATGTTAGCGCTGGTTGCGGTGAGAAAGAGTCGAAATCTGTGCCTGTGGAATCGGGAGAGATCGGTcgtgttggtgttggtgttggtgttggttGGACTGCCGATGGGCTTCCATTAGGCCACGGAAGTGTAGTCGGGGAGCCAGTGGCTCGTGCTCGTTGGGATTCGTCTCTCTTTGCTTGCCTTGGCCGGAATGATGAGTTCTGCAGCAGTGATCTTGAAGTCT GTCTCCTTGGAAGTGTTGTCCCTTGTATGCTATATGGCAGCAATGTTGAGAGACTAGGCTCTGGTACAGGGGCTTTTGCTAACCATTGCTTGCGTTACACTGCACTTTACCTGCTTGGAAATACCCTTTTTGGTTGGAATTGCGTAGCACCCTGGTTTTCATATCCCAGCCGAACTGCAGTCCGCCGTAAATTCAATCTCGAG GGTAGCTGTGAGGCATTATCTAGATCATGCGGGTGCTGTGGAAGTTTCATCGAGGATAATGAGCAACGAGAACAGTGTGAGACAGCATGTGACTTTGCAACTCACTTCTTCTGTCACACATGTTCCCTCTGCCAGGAAGGACGAGAGCTTCGCCGCAGGCTTCCTCATCCTGGATTCATCAGTCGGCCTGTGTTAGTCATGATACCTCCCATGGAACAGACAATGGGCCGTTGA
- the LOC122081039 gene encoding general transcription factor IIF subunit 2-like: MEDKCSHENLLETARADRAVWLMKFPPVVSRSWKSSTDSTRPLAKVVISVDPLRSSDDNSSPQFTMELNGSESGNAPKCYSLNMSEDFVPMCVFSQTSQGKVSVEGKVLNKFDMKPHNEHIGDYGKLCRERTNKYMTKARQVQVIDDNRGVHMRPMPGLVGLLPSGAKDKKKTVPVKGSEMKRTRRDRGEMEDIMFKLFERQPNWTLRQLIQETDQPEQFVKDLLKDLCVYNNKGTNQGSYELKPEYKRAGEAGPG; this comes from the exons ATGGAAGACAAGTGCAGCCATGAAAACCTGCTCGAAACGGCCAGAGCAGACCGAGCAGTTTGGCTGATGAAGTTTCCCCCGGTGGTGTCTCGGTCATGGAAATCTTCCACCGACTCCACTCGTCCCCTCGCTAAGGTCGTTATCTCCGTCGATCCTCTCCGTTCTAGCGACGACAACTCTTCTCCACAG TTCACGATGGAGTTGAATGGCAGTGAATCTGGGAATGCACCTAAGTGTTACTCTTTGAATATGTCTGAAGACTTTGTACCAATGTGTGTTTTTTCCCAGACGAGTCAAG GAAAGGTTTCAGTGGAGGGGAAAGTGCTAAATAAATTTGACATGAAGCCCCATAATGAACACATTGGGGACTATGGCAAACTTTGCCGTGAAAGGACGAATAAATATATGACCAAAGCCCGACAAGTGCAG GTGATTGATGACAATCGAGGAGTGCATATGAGACCAATGCCTGGACTGGTTGGTTTACTGCCATCTGGAGCCAAG GATAAGAAGAAAACAGTGCCAGTGAAAGGATCAGAGatgaaaagaacaagaagagacCGTGGAGAAATGGAAGATATTATGTTCAAGCTCTTTGAGAGGCAACCAAATTGGACATTGCGGCAATTGATCCAGGAGACAGACCAGCCTGAA CAATTTGTGAAAGATCTTTTAAAAGACCTTTGTGTCTACAACAACAAGGGAACAAATCAAGGATCCTACGAGTTAAAGCCTGAATACAAGAGAGCTGGTGAGGCAGGTCCCGGGTGA
- the LOC122080659 gene encoding DNA-binding protein S1FA-like — MAEDFDFGDKVPPSFDHMGNAMKDAEAKGFNPGLIVLLLVVGILLVFLVGNYVLYIYAQKTVPPRKKKPVSKKKMKRERLKQGVSAPGE, encoded by the exons ATGGCTGAAGATTTTGATTTCGGTGATAAGGTCCCTCCATCGTTCGATCACATG GGAAATGCAATGAAGGATGCAGAAGCAAAAGGATTCAACCCAGGTCTAATAGTCCTGCTTCTTGTTGTGGGCATATTATTGGTCTTCCTTGTTGGAAATTATGTCCTTTACATATATGCTCAGAAGACAGTTCCACCGAGGAAAAAGAAGCCCGTCtccaagaagaaaatgaagagggAGAGGCTGAAGCAAGGCGTCTCAGCACCAGGAGAGTAG